AAAAAAATGATAATGGAATTATTATACATAAAGAAAATGCAACCCTTAGAGTGGCAGTCGTAACCTTTAAGGAATTAATGTATAACGTGATGGCTTCTCTGCGCACCTATTGTAAGCATGATCCGGTACTGGTTGAGAAATTGTTGTGGATGATGGTCTATCTTCAAAAACAACCTGCCGCAGAGAACAATTACCACAAGGTAATCAAGGAAGAAATGACAACGCTATTGGAGCAGGCTAAAAACTCCTTTGATTCTGAGTGGGATGTTTTAACGATTGATAAAATGATAGCTGGCTAGTTGTAATATATTTTAAAAATTTTCAGGAGTTCTTCAGCTGGCACTATATTTTCTTCATATTCATTCATTTTTTTCAAAATCTGATCTGCAACAACGGGGCGAATGCCCATTTTTAGCCCGAAATTTTTCAATGCCACAATTTCAGATTCGTGGGCTTCATTGTCTATATTCATCATCAAGATCAATTTGTAGAAATGCGTGATACGTTCCAC
The Aequorivita iocasae genome window above contains:
- a CDS encoding TerB family tellurite resistance protein is translated as MERNPKSLLSDLINMVMADGKIKPSEIDFIQKLALRMDISDRELVDLFENPQPSRPVFSEVERITHFYKLILMMNIDNEAHESEIVALKNFGLKMGIRPVVADQILKKMNEYEENIVPAEELLKIFKIYYN